Genomic DNA from Penaeus monodon isolate SGIC_2016 chromosome 15, NSTDA_Pmon_1, whole genome shotgun sequence:
TCTTCAGAGTGGCAGGGGTGGGAAAAGGAACTCGTATATATGGCTTGAATGTCGAAAGTAGTGCGTAGCTTCAAGATAACCAGCGGACGTAGAGGTGGAAGTGCCATCAATCCTGGTCTCCCTCTATCTGCTTGCTCCACCTCCCTTGAAGCGAGATCCCCGGGAGGAAAAACAGCGTGACATAAGGATCAGGTTACACGCGCGCACTTTCACGCGGgccaggaggaggggcaggggagagggagggggttgagaagGGGGAGTCAATGCATGCTCCTGCCGGCTTTATCAGGCCTTTTGTTTGGTGCTGTCAAGTGTTCGCTCCCTTCTGCTTTGCTTCTCTCCACGCCAGTCCTGCTGTTTGTCTATTCCCATGTCGAGCGGGTGGCAGTAGGGACGTAGATGGCATATATAGGAGGGTAAGTATCCCTTTTGTTGTTGGCTGTgatggtggggggatggggtgggtgtgggaggtTCGTTTTGAATTGATTTTTTCCATGTACGTTTGTAAGTATAAAAAGGAGGCTTTGAGGTTGGTCAGTATATTGATACTTTTTCCTTGCAAAGGACTAGGGATGGACTTCGTTAGGGTATCGGATGTGTACGCTTGCATGTTAGTCGGTTTGTTTACGTAGGCCTGAGCAATTTTCTTACCACTGTAAAAGTCTGTATTAAACAAGCTAGGTCTATCAATACATTTAACATTTTCCATTATCTGTAATGGTAGAAATTAGATACCACAAAGTATCTGATTTCTTCTCGATACCTATTCTAGAATTCTTTGAAAGAGATGCTAGGTTCTAGACGTTGTCATGGAGTCTTGGGTATTCGTATTACTAAAATGCAGTGGCCTCTTAGTTTATCGNNNNNNNNNNNNNNNNNNNNNNNNNNNNNNNNNNNNNNNNACCTGCAATTGACAATAACCGGTAGATTGTTCAAGTATTTGGACGGCTTTATCCTTCCTATACCTATGtgatttacattatattaatttcctccccctccttgtctGTCTGNNNNNNNNNNNNNNNNNNNNNNNNNNNNNNNNNNNNNNNNNNNNNNNNNNNNNNNNNNNNNNNNNNNNNNNNNNNNNNNNNNNNNNNNNNNNNNNNNNNNNNNNNNNNNNNNNNNNNNNNNNNNNNNNNNNNNNNNNNNNNNNNNNNNNNNNNNNNNNNNNNNNNNNNNNNNNNNNNNNNNNNNNNNNNNNNNNNNNNNNNNNNNNNNNNNNNNNNNNNNNNNNNNNNNNNNNNNNNNNNNNNNNNNNNNNNNNNNNNNNNNNNNNNNNNNNNNNNNNNNNNNNNNNNNNNNNNNNNNNNNNNNNNNNNNNNNNNNNNNNNNNNNNNNNNNNNNNNNNNNNNNNNNNNNNNNNNNNNNNNNNNNNNNNNNNNNNNNNNNNNNNNNNNNNNNNNNNNNNNNNNNNNNNNNNNNNNNNNNNNNNNNNNNNNNNNNNNNNNNNNNNNNNNNNNNNNNNNNNNNNNNNNNNNNNNNNNNNNNNNNNNNNNNNNNNNNNNNNNNNNNNNNNNNNNNNNNNNNNNNNNNNNNNNNNNNNNNNNNNNNNNNNNNNNNNNNNNNNNNNNNNNNNNNNNNNNNNNNNNNNNNNNNNNNNNNNNNNNNNNNNNNNNNNNNNNNNNNNNNNNNNNNNNNNNNNNNNNNNNNNNNNNNNNNNNNNNNNNNNNNNNNNNNNNNNNNNNNNNNNNNNNNNNNNNNNNNNNNNNNNNNNNNNNNNNNNNNNNNNNNNNNNNNNNNNNNNNNNNNNNNNNNNNNNNNNNNNNNNNNNNNNNNNNNNNNNNNNNNNNNNNNNNNNNNNNNNNNNNNNNNNNNNNNNNNNNNNNNNNNNNNNNNNNNNNNNNNNNNNNNNNNNNNNNNNNNNNNNNNNNNNNNNNNNNNNNNNNNNNNNNNNNNNNNNNNNNNNNNNNNNNNNNNNNNNNNNNNNNNNNNNNNNNNNNNNNNNNNNNNNNNNNNNNNNNNNNNNNNNNNNNNNNNNNNNNNNNNNNNNNNNNNNNNNNNNNNNNNNNNNNNNNNNNNNNNNNNNNNNNNNNNNNNNNNNNNNNNNNNNNNNNNNNNNNNNNNNNNNNNNNNNNNNNNNNNNNNNNNNNNNNNNNNNNNNNNNNNNNNNNNNNNNNNNNNNNNNNNNNNNNNNNNNNNNNNNNNNNNNNNNNNNNNNNNNNNNNNNNNNNNNNNNNNNNNNNNNNNNNNNNNNNNNNNNNNNNNNNNNNNNNNNNNNNNNNNNNNNNNNNNNNNNNNNNNNNNNNNNNNNNNNNNNNNNNNNNNNNNNNNNNNNNNNNNNNNNNNNNNNNNNNNNNNNNNNNNNNNNNNNNNNNNNNNNNNNNNNNNNNNNNNNNNNNNNNNNNNNNNNNNNNNNNNNNNNNNNNNNNNNNNNNNNNNNNNNNNNNNNNNNNNNNNNNNNNNNNNNNNNNNNNNNNNNNNNNNNNNNNNNNNNNNNNNNNNNNNNNNNNNNNNNNNNNNNNNNNNNNNNNNNNNNNNNNNNNNNNNNNNNNNNNNNNNNNNNNNNNNNNNNNNNNNNNNNNNNNNNNNNNNNNNNNNNNNNNNNNNNNNNNNNNNNNNNNNNNNNNNNNNNNNNNNNNNNNNNNNNNNNNNNNNNNNNNNNNNNNNNNNNNNNNNNNNNNNNNNNNNNNNNNNNNNNNNNNNNNNNNNNNNNNNNNNNNNNNNNNNNNNNNNNNNNNNNNNNNNNNNNNNNNNNNNNNNNNNNNNNNNNNNNNNNNNNNNNNNNNNNNNNNNNNNNNNNNNNNNNNNNNNNNNNNNNNNNNNNNNNNNNNNNNNNNNNNNNNNNNNNNNNNNNNNNNNNNNNNNNNNNNNNNNNNNNNNNNNNNNNNNNNNNNNNNNNNNNNNNNNNNNNNNNNNNNNNNNNNNNNNNNNNNNNNNNNNNNNNNNNNNNNNNNNNNNNNNNNNNNNNNNNNNNNNNNNNNNNNNNNNNNNNNNNNNNNNNNNNNNNNNNNNNNNNNNNNNNNNNNNNNNNNNNNNNNNNNNNNNNNNNNNNNNNNNNNNNNNNNNNNNNNNNNNNNNNNNNNNNNNNNNNNNNNNNNNNNNNNNNNNNNNNNNNNNNNNNNNNNNNNNNNNNNNNNNNNNNNNNNNNNNNNNNNNNNNNNNNNNNNNNNNNNNNNNNNNNNNNNNNNNNNNNNNNNNNNNNNNNNNNNNNNNNNNNNNNNNNNNNNNNNNNNNNNNNNNNNNNNNNNNNNNNNNNNNNNNNNNNNNNNNNNNNNNNNNNNNNNNNNNNNNNNNNNNNNNNNNNNNNNNNNNNNNNNNNNNNNNNNNNNNNNNNNNNNNNNNNNNNNNNNNNNNNNNNNNNNNNNNNNNNNNNNNNNNNNNNNNNNNNNNNNNNNNNNNNNNNNNNNNNNNNNNNNNNNNNNNNNNNNNNNNNNNNNNNNNNNNtgtctgtccctctgtctccctttctagTAATAGTTTTCTTTTGAAATTACTATTTCTGGGTGATTAAGGAATATGaaaggttttatttttcaaaCCTGAAAAGTTTTATCCAGTatgaaataatggaaaattaaaagtttaattaGTTATCAAGTTGCTGCtgcttccccaccctccctttctccttttcatattcTGAATAGTTTATAAAGTGCAGTTAATGTTCTTTGCATAGACATAACTAATTCCTGCATTGGTTCTTTGAAGACAATGACTACCAacataataaaatgcaaaatattttacTGCTAAATGTATTTCTGAATAAAGAGATTTTCTTATTGCGATTATATTCCTAAAGTTAGCAAGTTGTTTTACCATTAACTGAAAGGCTAATGCATTTTGGTAACTGGTAGTGAAAGTCATTGAGAAACGCCAAATATTTCTTAATGGACTATCAATTTTAGAACCTGCTTTAATGCATAGAAATTAGTGTTACTAGATCAACAGATATAGTAGACTACTATTGCTTTTGCTGTAGGGAACTTgcatcattaattttaattaaactgGGCTTCTTAGAGTTTCATTGCAGAAACCTTATTTTGGTTTTTGACCATACAATGATACAAATATTTTGCCACAAGGAATGTTGTCTAATACTTTTTATCTTTGAAATTTCTACAGGTTTTCTTAAATTGGTTTTTGATTAGAAAAAGGTGTTGGTTAGAAAGAAACCTGGTTTCTTGAGATACATCTAAGTACCTAAGTACCAACCAACAGATGTTTGCATAATATTTAATTCCCAGTTTTGCTTAATGTGTGTTAAGTACTAatgtttgttattaatattcatgatatTTTAAGTATCTTTTGAAATTTATAGGCGAATCTTCTGACAATCTTTTTGATATAACTGaagtatagaaaattaaaaatctttttatcacCAGGTTTGGAAACACATGTACCTTTGCTCATGGCATAGGGGAGCTTCGTGCCATACCTAGACATCCACGTTACAAGACCGAGCCTTGCCGCCAGTACCACACTCATGGATATTGCCAGTATGGGGCACGATGTCACTTTGTTCATGACCCTGAGGAAGCTGCAGGAGTTTCCCCAATGCGAGGTTTCATCATCAGAGGCAGACATGACAGACTTGCTAGTGCAATGCTGGCTTTAGCAGAGGATGCAGGAATAGTATCAAATCCAGATACTAGTGATGTATTGTTAGCAAACCTGCGAAGGCTGTATGCCCTGAGGGCCATGAAGGATCAGCCAGAAATTTCTGACATTCCCACCACTCAAGAACCAAGTGAAGGGAGTGAAGATATGTCATTCCAGTCAGATGGATTGGACTTGTCAACATATCTGCCAGACAACCTTTCAGCTAGGTTGTTCGAGACCAGTAGCAACTGCAGTATGTACACATCTACCATGAGTGTTTTAGGATCTACAGGTATAAATGGCAATAAGTATGATGCCTCCCATGAGCCATTAATGGAACATAATCTAGATGCTAGTGTGGATAACAGTATAGACCAGAGTATAGACACTGGTATATGGTCAAGTGCTTGGTCCACAACCTCTAGTCTATCCACTTCTCCACCAGGTGAGTCCTGGTGGGGAATGTGGGGTGGTTCTATGGCCACGCCACCTCTCTCTCCAGAGAGCAGACTTGTCCAAGATGCTCCACTGAATCTTGGACAGCCTACAGTTACTTCATTACCCCAGGGCATTGAGATGGATTTACCAAGTATTGGAATGGCAACCAAGTTTTCAGTGAAAGTTGTAACTGAAGTGATAAAAGAAAGTGTTATTGCCAACCCAATGGAGGTTTCCCGGggcctccaccttccttccattGCCGAATTGTGCCGCAATTGAAATGTACCTGaattagaaattttattttatatgggaaACTAATGCAGTAATTGTAATTTAGTTTTGGTTTGCTCCAGTTCCTAATCTTATGGCTAATCCGGGCCAGTTATATTTTATTCTGGACTTCTGTGTGAAGGATAATGGGGCACATTTAATGTCGACCCAGATGGATTTTAGTTAGATTTCTATGAAAATTTTCAATAGGATTTTTTGTATCAAACAAGCCAGTCTTGATGCTAGTTTTTAGGTAAggaaacaataattaattattctTTAGGATCAAAGGATAATTGTTTACCATACCATTATTACAAATTAATAACATTGCTATGATGATTCTCTTTAAAGGAGTGTGACTGTCTGTGATATCCGGTAGGTAGTTTGTACCTAATTATGGAAATAAATAAGTGGATTAtatcatttgtgttattttaGGAACAATTTTGATTTGATACCTTCAGAGACAAaccttttaattaatattcagtTGAAACTCGTTGAAATCAATCTTGATGTATGTGAAAGGGATGCATTTGGGCAAATTACGTAAATCCTCCTGATTTTGCTTTTGTATTatcgtaatatattataataataattaatgagagTAAATTAAAAATGGAGGGTCCATTAGCATACAAGTAATTCTTTTGAGCAACATCTTGTAGTCTCCTGCAATACTAAATCACCTGTGCAATATTTAGTCAATACACCCTGTAAATACTGAAAAACCCATTTTTGTGTATGCATTTGGTACCAGAatgcaaaattttaaaggggggccgAAAAAATGCTCAGATTTTTTAACTTGATTTGAAAGGTTTGCTGAATATATCTTGGCCATATTTCAAACATGTAATTCATCATATACACAATTTAAAAAGCTACAAAACGTGCATTTAATGATGTAAGGTGAACTGGTATTTGAAGAGTAAGTACCAGAAGGGACACAATACACCTAACTTTGTCATTNNNNNNNNNNNNNNNNNNNNNNNNNNNNNNTCTCAGTGCATGGTATCATGATCTTAGGTCCATCTTCTAAGTNNNNNNNNNNNNNNNNNNNNNGATGCAAGCTTATCATGCATTTCCCATCTTACGTATCTTCATGATTTTGAGCTGAATATGGTGTgaaacaaaacttttaaaatgaataaaattttagtaTTGAGTTGCCATgagaatttgcattttttttgcaatttcatttaatgcatttttttaataACCAAATGGTGCCTCTTGTCAAAATGTCTTCATATAAGAATATCTGTTGTGTTGTAATAACTTGCGAACCTGTTTTGCTAATATGGGGGCTTGAAATAGGTACTTGCATGTATATCATACCAAGGTTGTCAATTAATAGA
This window encodes:
- the LOC119582277 gene encoding uncharacterized protein LOC119582277, with amino-acid sequence MCSLNVSGHYKLILSQGLLCSIFDNERVGAGTGGVKGERASVAGRPSNLLRYKTELCRTFEENGLCRFGNTCTFAHGIGELRAIPRHPRYKTEPCRQYHTHGYCQYGARCHFVHDPEEAAGVSPMRGFIIRGRHDRLASAMLALAEDAGIVSNPDTSDVLLANLRRLYALRAMKDQPEISDIPTTQEPSEGSEDMSFQSDGLDLSTYLPDNLSARLFETSSNCSMYTSTMSVLGSTGINGNKYDASHEPLMEHNLDASVDNSIDQSIDTGIWSSAWSTTSSLSTSPPGESWWGMWGGSMATPPLSPESRLVQDAPLNLGQPTVTSLPQGIEMDLPSIGMATKFSVKVVTEVIKESVIANPMEVSRGLHLPSIAELCRN